Proteins from one Setaria italica strain Yugu1 chromosome V, Setaria_italica_v2.0, whole genome shotgun sequence genomic window:
- the LOC105914428 gene encoding histone H2A.Z-specific chaperone CHZ1-like — MLEKELHSCPVFDNLVTLEIGGWCLTNDMYVVVRFLQLSPRLEKLTLKQRELKEVRKGEETSSMPIAGMTFKCPLLETVIIQCSRDDDEIEKTVNAMVSYGISSEKIQVIFYEDIERARRWGKSLEEMKEHDILEKARKENRERVDDSNAGSDNSDDDNDEMEDEYDEDEMEEEDDSDDDDEMDDDDDF; from the exons ATGTTGGAAAAGGAACTGCACTCATGCCCAGTGTTTGACAATCTTGTGACTCTTGAAATCGGTGGATGGTGTTTGACCAATGACATGTATGTTGTAGTTCGCTTCCTCCAGCTTTCACCAAGACTAGAGAAACTTACCTTGAAGCAAAGAGAG CTTAAGGAAgtaagaaaaggagaagaaacaaGTTCAATGCCAATCGCTGGAATGACCTTCAAGTGTCCACTCCTTGAAACAGTCATAATACAGTGTTCCAGGGATGACGATGAAATTGAGAAGACAGTAAATGCTATGGTTTCATATGGCATCAGCTCAGAGAAGATACAAGTCATTTTCTATGAGGATATTGAAAGAGCACGGAGGTGGGGTAAGAGCCTGGAAGAGATGAAGGAGCATGACATTTTAGAGAAGGCCCGGAAGGAAAATCGAGAGAGGGTAGATGACAGTAATGCAGGGAGTGATAACAGTGATGATGACAACGACGAAATGGAGGATGAATACGATGAAGACGagatggaggaagaagacgacagtgatgacgatgacgagatggatgacgatgatgatttTTAG
- the LOC101776631 gene encoding pentatricopeptide repeat-containing protein At1g61870, mitochondrial has product MAAAVRHLLRRRLSTAAATAAAPTPGSILNPSSPNTPLSSLQKTRLAISLLKSSPPPPPDQILSICRAAALSPETHIDRVALSLAASKLSSAPDTLRDLTSTVLTPRHAPHAIVLFGQAGLLPDAISTFQSSPSTRSLNALIFACIVSKNHTEAARIFQTFPDAHGVKPNTETFNTIIKSFAESGTIRSFYSVFDEMCKKGVKPDARTFTTALAGFYNEERFDDVAKVIELMKKHGCGETLPVYNVRVRSLCKLGRSGEAKALVNEMVKKGTKPSWVTYNHLVYGFCKEGDLEEAKRLYKEMGMKGLVGDCNFYYMLIHFLCRGGDFDTALGLYNEIEPKNWVPCFSTMKMLVNGLAGSSKIDEAKGIIEKMKEKFPDNEGWKEVEAALPQ; this is encoded by the coding sequence atggccgccgccgttcgccacctcctccgccgccgcctctccacggccgccgccaccgccgcggcccccACCCCGGGCTCCATCCTCAACCCGTCCTCCCCGAACACCCCCCTCTCCTCGCTGCAGAAGACCCGCCTCGCCATCTCCCTCCTCAagtcctccccgccgccgccccccgacCAGATCCTCTCcatctgccgcgccgccgcgctctccccGGAGACCCACATCGACCGCGTCGCGCTGTCGCTCGCCGCGTCGAAGCTCTCCTCCGCCCCGGACACCCTCCGCGACCTCACCTCCACCGTCCTCACCCCGCGCCACGCGCCCCACGCCATCGTGCTCTTCGGCCAGGCCGGCCTCCTCCCCGATGCCATTTCCACTTTCCAGTCCTCCCCCTCCACCCGCTCCCTCAACGCCCTCATCTTCGCGTGCATTGTCTCCAAGAACCACACGGAGGCCGCCCGCATCTTCCAGACGTTCCCGGACGCCCATGGTGTGAAGCCCAACACCGAGACCTTCAACACCATCATCAAATCCTTTGCCGAGTCCGGCACCATAAGGTCCTTCTATtcggtgttcgacgaaatgtgCAAGAAGGGTGTGAAGCCGGACGCCAGAACATTTACCACTGCACTCGCTGGTTTCTACAATGAGGAGCGGTTTGATGACGTGGCGAAGGTGATAGAGCTCATGAAGAAGCATGGTTGTGGCGAGACACTTCCAGTGTACAATGTGAGGGTGAGGAGTTTGTGCAAACTCGGTCGGAGTGGTGAGGCGAAGGCGTTAGTGAACGAGATGGTGAAAAAGGGCACAAAGCCAAGCTGGGTGACTTACAACCATTTGGTTTATGGATTCTGTAAGGAGGGGGATTTGGAAGAAGCAAAGCGTCTGTACAAGGAGATGGGAATGAAAGGGTTGGTTGGGGATTGCAACTTCTACTATATGCTCATTCATTTCCTTTGTCGTGGTGGAGATTTTGATACTGCGCTTGGATTATACAATGAGATAGAACCGAAGAATTGGGTGCCATGCTTCTCGACCATGAAGATGCTTGTGAATGGGCTTGCTGGGAGCTCAAAGATCGATGAGGCAAAGGGGATTATTGAGAAGATGAAGGAGAAGTTCCCGGATAATGAGGGGTggaaggaggtggaggcggcatTGCCTCAATAG
- the LOC101776230 gene encoding probable serine/threonine-protein kinase PBL23 produces the protein MGMLSSAAKRCSNGKNLLRSAAACCGTSSASGPACIVRGNEETSTSAPASTSTSSAPDSKKKRWRKRRFWRKRKPKTKEGGDGGELADLVNNISAKSDVSKNVNAAEEILRGGNQNMPSRALMFSQLDAATSGFSEKNLLGEGGFGRVYKGRLEDTKEVIAVKQLDRDGFQGNREFLVEVLMLSLLHHPNLVKLLGYCTDSNQRILVYEYMPKGSLEDHLLDLPPNWKPLPWHTRMQIAVGAAKGIEYLHEVANPPVIYRDLKASNILLDRDFNAKLSDFGLAKLGPMGDQSHVSTRVMGTYGYCAPEYAMTGKLTKMSDIYSFGVVLLELITGRRAIDISRPSEEQVLVHWASPLLRDKKRFMKLADPLLGRRYPVKGLYQALAVASMCLQEDAASRPGISDVVAALSFLADPAYYPPEGMQTEQPREKSSRPPVASVGRVVSEVRADDETKER, from the exons ATGGGTATGCTCTCGTCGGCCGCGAAGAGATGCAGCAACGGCAAGAACCTCCTGCGCAGCGCGGCCGCGTGCTGCGGCACGTcgtccgcctccggccccgcgtGTATTGTCCGTGGCAACGAAGAGACGTCAACGtccgcgccggcgtcgacgtcgaCTTCTTCCGCGCCGgatagcaagaagaagaggtggaggaagcggaggttctggaggaagaggaagcccAAGACGaaggagggcggcgacggcggcgagctcgcggaCCTTGTGAACAACATCTCGGCCAAGTCCG ACGTTTCCAAGAACGTGAACGCAGCGGAGGAGATCCTCCGGGGCGGCAACCAGAACATGCCCAGCCGCGCGCTGATGTTCAGCCAGCTGGACGCCGCGACCAGCGGGTTCAGCGAGAAGAACCTGCTCGGAGAGGGCGGCTTTGGCCGGGTGTACAAAGGCCGGCTCGAGGACACCAAGGAAGTCATCGCCGTGAAGCAGCTGGACAGGGACGGGTTCCAGGGCAACCGCGAGTTCCTGGTCGAGGTGCTGATGCTGAGCCTCCTGCACCACCCCAACCTCGTGAAACTCCTCGGCTACTGCACCGACTCCAACCAGCGGATCCTGGTCTACGAGTACATGCCCAAGGGATCCCTGGAGGACCACCTCCTGGACCTTCCCCCGAACTGGAAGCCTCTGCCGTGGCACACGCGGATGCAGatcgccgtcggcgccgccaaGGGCATCGAGTACCTGCACGAGGTGGCCAACCCGCCGGTGATCTACCGCGACCTCAAGGCGTCCAACATCCTCCTGGATAGGGACTTCAACGCCAAGCTCTCCGATTTCGGGCTCGCCAAGCTGGGCCCCATGGGCGACCAGAGCCACGTCAGCACCAGGGTCATGGGCACGTACGGCTACTGCGCACCCGAGTACGCCATGACCGGCAAGCTCACCAAGATGTCCGACATCTACAGCTTCGGCGTGGTGCTGCTCGAGCTCAtcaccggccgccgcgccaTCGACATCTCCCGGCCGTCCGAGGAGCAGGTCCTCGTGCACTGG GCGTCGCCTCTGTTGAGAGACAAGAAGAGGTTCATGAAGCTGGCCGACCCGTTGCTGGGCAGGAGGTACCCCGTGAAGGGGCTGTACCAGGCGCTCGCCGTGGCGTCCATGTGCTTGCAGGAGGACGCGGCCAGCCGGCCGGGGATCAGCGACGTGGTCGCGGCGCTCTCGTTTCTCGCCGACCCGGCATACTATCCTCCGGAAGGCATGCAAACCGAGCAGCCGAGGGAGAAGAGCAGCAGGCCTCCTGTCGCAAGCGTGGGCCGCGTGGTTTCTGAGGTAAGGGCAGACGACGAAACGAAGGAGAGGTGA
- the LOC101775830 gene encoding CDP-diacylglycerol--glycerol-3-phosphate 3-phosphatidyltransferase 1, chloroplastic gives MAFLKTLNPLIRRSTTPISNPRPLLSLHTFLASSSPTTISPAAASPAAAPFAGAAHTHVPIRSGGPLFLSSPPWMLSQSATPLTAAAAALRAKLRRAQALAGGRAQAVADAVRWDHRRISGGGAEDAPSAGIVGGGGERFLNAPNLVSIGRMVSGPVIGWMIVNEWYLPAFATLAVSGASDWLDGFLARKMGINSVFGSYLDPLADKVLIGCVAVAMVQKELLHPGLVGLVVMRDLLLVGGAFYKRASSLGWKWNSWSEYVNLDAIHREKVEPLFISKVNTVFQLMLVAAALLQPEFGTEETQNYITLLSWLVATTTITSTIGYGVKYYRIKPRSP, from the exons ATGGCCTTCCTCAAGACCCTGAACCCTCTCATACGCAGGAGCACCACCCCGATCTCAAACCCCaggcccctcctctccctccacacCTTCCTCGCCTCATCCTCCCCAACCACCATCagccccgccgctgcctcccccGCAGCCGCCCCcttcgccggcgcggcgcaCACCCACGTCCCCATCCGGTCCGGGGGCCCGCTGTTCCTCTCGTCGCCACCATGGATGCTCTCGCAGTCCGCGACGCCGCTCACGGCCGCGGCTGCCGCCCTTCGCGCCAAGCTCCGCAGGGCCCaggccctcgccggcggccgcgcgcaggCCGTCGCAGACGCCGTGCGGTGGGACCACAGGCGGATCTCCGGGGGCGGGGCGGAGGACGCGCCGTCTGCGGGGATTGTGGGAGGTGGAGGTGAGAGGTTTCTGAATGCGCCCAATTTGGTGTCGATTGGACGCATGGTGTCAGGGCCGGTCATTGGATG GATGATTGTGAATGAATGGTATCTTCCTGCCTTTGCCACATTGGCTGTCTCTGGTGCAAGTGATTGG TTGGATGGCTTTTTAGCAAGGAAGATGGGCATCAATTCTGTCTTCGGATCATATTTGGACCCTCTGGCTGACAAG GTTTTGATTGGCTGTGTTGCTGTAGCCATGGTTCAAAAAGAGCTCTTACATC CGGGTCTTGTTGGTCTGGTTGTTATGAGAGACTTGCTCCTTGTGGGTGGTGCTTTCTACAAACGGGCTTCTAGTCTGGGATGGAAG TGGAACAGTTGGTCAGAATATGTTAACTTGGATGCGATTCATCGTGAAAAGGTCGAACCTCTGTTCATCAGCAAG GTAAACACAGTATTCCAGTTAATGTTGGTTGCAGCTGCACTTCTGCAACCAGAGTTTGGCACGGAGGAGACGCAAAATTACATTACACTACTGAG TTGGCTTGTAGCTACTACAACAATCACTTCCACGATAGGCTATGGGGTGAAATACTACCGGATCAAACCAAGGAGTCCATGA
- the LOC101756663 gene encoding polyphenol oxidase, chloroplastic gives MASMSQLIARPATFSLSSPRTRSGLRPRRATVHRVPCASSRGEERSEPDAPKHDRRDVLLGLGALGASATLMSARRAGADPVATPDISTCGPADLPPGANVVTCCPPPSAALPVDFTPPDAASSPLRRRPAAHSVTADYVARLNAGIAAMKALPAGDPRSFAAQASVHCAYCDGSYSPNGFPRVELQVHNSWLFFPFHRCYLYFFERILGSLIGDPSFAIPFWNWDAPDGMRMPAMYADQSSQLFDPRRDGRHAPPKLIDLDYNGSERRFTDNQQIDRNLRVMYRQMVSLSPTPSLFFGGAYRAGDDPNQGPGPVENIPHGPVHIWCGDPSQPSREDMGNFYSAGSDPLFYAHHANIDRMWTVWKGLDDVRRRRTDLADPDWLDASFLFYDETPKLVRIRVRDVLDTGALGYQYQDVPMPWRAARPTVTAAAATRRADSLLTPAAQAASAAKKARKFPVTLDEAMSVTVKRPVAARRSEAEKASEEEVLVVDGIEVDRDVAAKFDVFVNAEDHGAVGSGGRELAGSFVNVPHRHAHGHGRGKKGGGIKTTLRLALNEQLEDLEAEDDESVEVTLVPRQGRGKVKVGSVRIELVR, from the exons ATGGCCTCGATGTCCCAGTTGATCGCTAGGCCTGCCACCTTCTCTCTATCCTCTCCGAGAACGCGCTCCGGCCTAAGGCCACGCCGCGCCACCGTCCACCGCGTCCCGTGTGCATCGTCAAGAGGCGAAGAACGCTCAGAGCCAGACGCCCCGAAGCACGACCGCCGCGACGtcctcctcggcctcggcgcgcTCGGCGCCAGCGCCACCCTCATgtccgcgcgccgcgccggcgccgaccccGTCGCGACGCCCGACATCTCCACCTGCGGCCCGGCGGACCTCCCGCCGGGCGCCAACGTAGTGACGtgctgcccgccgccgtccgccgcgctGCCGGTGGACTTCACCCCGCCCGACGCCGCGTCGTCGCCGCTCCGCAGGCGCCCCGCCGCGCACTCGGTCACCGCGGACTACGTCGCCAGGCTCAACGCCGGGATCGCGGCCATGAAGGCGCTCCCCGCCGGCGACCCGCGCAGCTTCGCGGCGCAGGCGAGCGTGCACTGCGCCTACTGCGACGGGTCGTACAGCCCCAACGGGTTCCCCCGGGTGGAGCTCCAGGTGCACAACTCGTggctcttcttccccttccaCAGGTGCTACCTCTACTTCTTCGAGCGGATCCTGGGCAGCCTCATCGGCGACCCCAGCTTCGCCATCCCGTTCTGGAACTGGGACGCGCCGGACGGGATGCGCATGCCGGCCATGTACGCCGACCAGTCCTCGCAGCTCTTCGATccgcggcgcgacgggcggcaCGCGCCGCCGAAGCTGATCGACCTCGACTACAACGGGAGCGAACGGCGGTTCACTGACAACCAGCAGATCGATCGCAACCTTCGAGTCATGTACCGTCAG ATGGTATCGCTGAGCCCGACTCCGTCGCTCTTCTTCGGCGGCGCGTaccgcgccggcgacgacccGAACCAGGGGCCGGGGCCGGTGGAGAACATCCCGCACGGCCCGGTGCACATCTGGTGCGGCGACCCGAGCCAGCCGTCCCGCGAGGACATGGGCAACTTCTACTCGGCCGGGAGCGACCCGCTCTTCTACGCGCACCACGCCAACATCGACCGCATGTGGACCGTCTGGAAGGGCCTCGACGACGtgcggcgccgccgcaccgACCTCGCCGACCCGGACTGGCTCGACGCCTCCTTCCTCTTCTACGACGAGACACCCAAGCTCGTGCGCATCCGCGTGCGCGACGTGCTCGACACCGGCGCGCTGGGGTACCAGTACCAGGACGTTCCGATGCCGTGGAGGGCAGCCAGGCCGaccgtgacggcggcggcggcgacgcggaggGCGGACTCGCTCCTCACGCCCGCGGCGCAGGCCGCCAGCGCCGCGAAGAAGGCGCGCAAGTTCCCCGTCACGCTGGACGAGGCGATGAGCGTGACGGTGAAGAGGCCGGTCGCGGCAAGGAggagcgaggcggagaaggcgtCCGAGGAGGAGGTGCTCGTCGTCGACGGCATCGAGGTGGACCGGGACGTGGCCGCCAAGTTCGACGTGTTCGTGAACGCCGAGGACCACGGCGCGGtgggctccggcgggcgggagcTCGCGGGGAGCTTCGTAAACGTGCCGCACCGGCACGCGCACGGGCACGGGCGCGGCAAGAAGGGGGGAGGAATCAAGACCACGCTGCGGCTCGCGCTGAACGAGCAGCTCGAGGACCTCGAGGCCGAAGATGACGAAAGCGTGGAGGtgaccctcgtgccgcggcaaGGCAGGGGCAAGGTGAAGGTCGGAAGCGTCAGGATTGAGCTCGTGCGTTGA